One Punica granatum isolate Tunisia-2019 chromosome 3, ASM765513v2, whole genome shotgun sequence genomic window carries:
- the LOC116199801 gene encoding probable leucine-rich repeat receptor-like protein kinase At1g35710: MHPSSVIMSPLPILLLRAILAIISVLATSHPLVRHSYVIASSSFIGNYDRTAARGEVEALLKWKSSLKGQGRPLLSSWNATIPSCSWVGISCDSSRRIVSLNISSYDLYGTLRNFDFSSFPDMTTLVLANISLSGTIPPSIGNLSKLNHLDLPQNHLSGSIPDSLGRLGNLTNLSLNENNLSGQIPSAICNLSKLSVLYLNKNQLTDSLPREIGKLESLTDLRLIENELSGHIPSTIGDLSKLSFLYLHKNQLTGSIPSEIGKLESLSELDLSENELSGHIPSTIGNLSKLSLLYLYANLFNGSVPREIGRLESLTYLSLHDNKLSGHIPSTIGNLSKLSVLNLYKNQLTSSVPSEIGKLESLIKLALYDNKLTGSIPSEIGKLESLSELDLSENKLSGHIPSTIGNLSKLEVLSMFTNLFSGSLPVEMNNLTQLTNLHLGDNNFTGNLPPDVCQGRVLVRFSVHSNFFTGPIPRSLKNCSTLFRVRLEYNQLTGDISDALGIYPNLNYLDLSNNELHGMLPARIGQYNNLTLLRMSNNKIYGALPSELGNMKKLTILDLSTNNLSGGITKGLAKLKELIKLLLENNKLTGSIPPEIGMILTLQNLSLSKNRLVGPIPKLLGNCIDLLSLNLSGNELHDSIPIEIGSLRSLEILDLSGNSLVGEIPEQLGRLQSLETLNLSHNNLSGEIPSTFNDMAGLKIVDVSYNQLEGLIPNSTAFHNASIDVVRDNKGLCGGIVGLKPCPLEKGNGKLLVILLPIIAILLLFMVTFGFWHTMIGRTKRNVEDQLVSTNGNLFAIWSYDGVIVYENIIEATEEFDSKYCIGSGAYGSVYKARLSTDQIVAVKKFHIMPNEDTVGTTERAWQKAFKSEIRALTEIRHRNIVKLYGFCSSPRYSFLVYEYLEGGSLENLLSDHETAARFGWLERMNVARGVADALCYMHHDCSPALIHRDISSKNILLDVEYEAHVSDFGTARFMKPDSSKWTSFAGTFGYAAPELAYTMEVNEKCDVYSFGVLTLELIMGRHPGDLISSSLSSVYHMQLKEILDQRIPYPKDEIMADLISILDIAFSCLSYRSKSRPSMKQVSQGLSTRRSNTPDYSWEIKLGELFNLRGLIL; this comes from the exons ATGCATCCAAGCTCAGTCATCATGTCACCACTACCCATTCTTCTACTCCGTGCCATCCTGGCCATCATTTCCGTGCTCGCAACTTCTCATCCTCTCGTCAGGCATTCTTATGTCATTGCTAGCAGTAGTTTCATCGGAAATTATGATCGAACCGCTGCTAGAGGTGAGGTGGAGGcactcttgaaatggaaatccAGCCTCAAAGGCCAAGGCCGTCCTCTCTTGTCCTCGTGGAATGCTACTATCCCGTCGTGCAGCTGGGTGGGGATATCATGCGATAGTTCTCGGAGAATCGTAAGCCTGAACATCTCTAGCTATGACCTCTACGGTACGCTCAGAAACTTCGACTTCTCCTCCTTCCCCGACATGACCACTCTCGTGCTAGCCAATATTTCTCTGTCGGGAACCATCCCTCCGAGTATTGGTAACCTTTCCAAGCTCAATCACCTCGATTTGCCGCAAAATCACCTTTCAG GTTCGATTCCTGATTCACTCGGAAGGTTGGGCAATTTAACCAACTTATCTCTTAATGAGAACAATCTCTCTGGCCAAATTCCTTCTGCCATATGCAACTTGAGTAAGCTTAGTGTGCTATATTTGAACAAGAATCAGCTCACTGACTCACTTCCAAGAGAAATTGGGAAGCTGGAATCACTAACTGATTTAAGACTTATTGAAAACGAGCTCTCTGGCCATATTCCTTCCACCATTGGCGACTTGAGTAAGCTTAGTTTTCTATATTTGCACAAGAATCAACTCACTGGCTCAATTCCAAGTGAAATTGGGAAGCTGGAATCACTCAGTGAATTAGATCTTTCTGAGAACGAGCTCTCTGGCCATATTCCTTCTACCATTGGCAACTTGAGTAAGCTTAGTTTGCTATATTTGTACGCGAATCTGTTCAATGGCTCAGTTCCAAGAGAAATCGGGAGGCTGGAATCACTCACTTATTTAAGTCTTCATGATAATAAGCTCTCTGGCCATATTCCTTCTACCATTGGCAACTTGAGTAAGCTTAGTGTGCTAAATTTGTACAAGAATCAGCTCACTAGCTCAGTTCCAAGTGAAATCGGGAAGCTAGAATCACTCATTAAATTAGCTCTTTATGATAATAAGCTCACTGGCTCAATTCCAAGTGAAATTGGGAAGCTGGAATCACTCAGTGAATTAGATCTTTCTGAGAACAAGCTCTCTGGCCATATTCCTTCTACCATTGGCAACTTGAGTAAGCTTGAGGTGTTATCTATGTTCACGAATCTGTTCAGTGGCTCTCTTCCCGTAGAGATGAACAATCTCACGCAATTAACGAATCTGCATTTGGGTGATAATAATTTCACTGGCAACCTACCTCCCGATGTATGCCAGGGTCGTGTGCTTGTAAGATTTTCTGTGCATTCTAACTTCTTCACTGGGCCCATTCCACGAAGCCTGAAGAATTGCTCAACTCTATTTAGAGTCAGGCTTGAATACAACCAACTCACTGGAGACATATCAGATGCTCTCGGCATATACCCAAATCTAAATTATCTTGATTTGAGTAATAATGAGCTCCACGGAATGCTCCCTGCAAGAATTGGGCAATACAACAATTTGACCCTCTTGAGAATGTCCAACAACAAAATCTATGGGGCTTTACCTTCTGAGCTTGGAAACATGAAAAAGCTTACAATCCTCGACCTCTCGACAAATAATCTTTCTGGGGGAATCACAAAAGGCCTTGCAAAACTAAAGGAACTTATTAAACTTTTATTGGAGAATAACAAACTCACGGGGAGCATTCCTCCTGAGATTGGGATGATTTTGACTTTGCAAAATCTAAGCCTCTCTAAGAACAGACTAGTGGGCCCCATCCCTAAGCTACTCGGGAACTGCATCGACCTGTTGTCCTTGAACTTAAGTGGGAATGAATTGCATGACAGTATTCCCATCGAGATAGGTAGTCTACGATCTCTAGAAATCCTTGATCTTAGTGGAAACTCCTTGGTTGGAGAAATACCGGAGCAGCTTGGACGGTTGCAGAGTTTAGAGACCCTAAACCTCTCACACAACAATCTCTCTGGTGAGATTCCATCAACTTTCAATGATATGGCAGGTTTGAAAATAGTTGATGTCTCCTATAACCAGTTGGAGGGTCTGATACCCAATAGTACAGCATTCCATAATGCTTCAATCGATGTTGTGAGAGATAATAAAGGCTTATGCGGAGGAATTGTAGGTCTTAAGCCATGTCCTTTGGAGAAGGGAAACGGAAAGTTGTTGGTGATTTTGCTCCCTATAATTGCTATTCTACTTCTTTTTATGGTCACTTTTGGATTTTGGCACACTATGATTGGTCGGACCAAAAGAAATGTGGAGGACCAATTGGTCTCTACTAATGGGAATTTGTTTGCAATATGGAGCTACGACGGAGTAATAGTGTACGAGAACATCATCGAAGCCACCGAGGAATTCGACTCAAAGTACTGCATTGGGTCTGGAGCATACGGGAGTGTTTACAAGGCAAGGTTGTCGACCGATCAGATTGTTGCGGTGAAGAAATTCCATATTATGCCAAACGAAGACACAGTTGGCACTACTG AGAGAGCATGGCAGAAGGCTTTCAAGAGCGAAATCCGAGCTTTGACAGAGATCCGACACCGTAACATTGTCAAACTATATGGCTTTTGCTCATCGCCGAGGTACTCTTTTCTTGTGTACGAGTACTTGGAAGGTGGGAGCCTAGAAAATCTTTTGAGCGACCATGAGACTGCAGCAAGATTTGGGTGGCTTGAGCGCATGAATGTGGCAAGAGGCGTGGCAGATGCACTGTGCTACATGCACCATGACTGTTCTCCAGCTTTAATTCACCGCGATATTTCTAGCAAAAATATTCTTCTCGATGTGGAGTATGAGGCCCATGTCTCGGACTTCGGGACAGCAAGATTTATGAAACCAGATTCATCAAAATGGACTTCATTTGCCGGCACATTTGGATATGCCGCTCCAG AGCTTGCATACACCATGGAGGTAAACGAGAAGTGCGATGTCTACAGTTTTGGAGTCTTAACCCTAGAGTTAATCATGGGAAGACATCCGGGAGATCTCATATCATCCTCTCTTAGTAGTGTTTATCATATGCAACTCAAGGAGATATTGGACCAGCGTATTCCATATCCCAAAGATGAAATTATGGCTGATTTGATTTCTATCCTAGATATAGCATTTTCGTGCTTAAGCTATAGATCAAAGTCCCGTCCCAGTATGAAGCAAGTTTCTCAAGGTTTATCCACTCGAAGATCCAACACGCCTGATTATTCTTGGGAGATCAAACTTGgagaattgttcaatttgagaGGCTTGATTTTGTGA